TGGTGATCCGCAGGGTGAGGCCCTCGTGGTGGTGGCCGACCGTCAACCGTACCGTCGCTCCCGGCGCGTGCCGCATCGCGTTGCTCAGCGCCTCCTGCACGATGCGGAACGCCGACAGCTCGACGCCGGGCGCGAGCGGACGCGGTGCGCCCACCGTCTCGGTGGTGACCGTGACCCCGGCGCCGCGCACCTTGCCGATCAGTTCGTCCAGCCGGTCGAGGGTGGGCTGCGGGGCATGCCGGACGCCGTGCGCCAGGGCGTCCTCCGAGCGCAGGACGCCCAGCACCCGCCGCAGTTCGGCCAGCGCCTCGACGGCGTTCTCCCGGATGCCCGCGAGGTTCTCCCGCAGCTCGTCCGACGGGTTCTCCACCAGGTGCGGGGCGACCTGCGCCTGGATGGAGATGACGGACATGTGGTGGGCCACCACGTCGTGCAGCTCCCGGGCGATCCGGTTGCGCTCCTCCAGCAGGGTGCGCCGGGCCCGCTCCTCGGCGGTGAGCACCTCCTGCTCCGTGAGCTTGGCCCGGGCCACCCAACGGCCGCGCAGCGCGGCGCCGACGACCACCGCGGTGACCGGAACCGGCACGGCACCGCCGAGGTCGTACTGGTGCGGCCGGGTGAGCACGAGCCCGCAGACCGCCCCCGCCACGAGGCTGAACACCAGGGCCTCGACCGCCACTCGGGGACGGTGCCGGAACGCGAGCAGGAACAGCACCCCGCCCTGCACGATGATCGCCGTCGACGACCACAAATAGAGCGCCTCGTGCGGAATGCGGGGATCCGTGCCCCAGGTGACGACGACCATCGTGACCGTGACCACCCACCAGGCGGGCACCGGCCGGAACATCGCGACGACGAGTGCCACCGCCTGACCCACGCCGATCAGCAAGGCGTAGGACGGATCCAGCCCGTAACGGGAGGAGAGCCAGTCCACGTCGAAAACGGCCACGCCCACGGCGGTCAGCACCCACAGCACCGCGAACGCCGGCAGCCAGTCCAGCCAGCTCGGCTCCTGGATGCGCGGCAGCGGAGCGCCCTTCAGCGTGCAGAGATCCTCGCGCAGCGTACGCGGCAGCGCCCGCAGCGCCGCCCCGAGCCGCCGCCACCCGCGCTTCCCACCCCCCGATTTCACGGAGGACACCTTAGACACGTCGGGCCCCCGCCACCGGGGCGGGCCGGTGTCCGGCCACCACCCGGCTGCCGCCGCGGTGTTGCCGCCGCCCCTGCTCGTACCGGCGGAACGCGGCCCAGCACACCAGCAGCGCGGCCGCGAACAGCGGCAGCCACGCGAGCCGGGCGAGCACCCAGCCGGCCCCGTCGGGCACGGTGTGCAGGCCGGGCAGCGGCTCACCGGCCAGCAGCCCGAGTGCCGTCACCGCCATCATCGCCGTCTGGTGCCACAGGAAGACCGTCATCGCCCAGAGGTTGACCAGCGCCACCGCGGCCCAGAGCGCCGGACGCCGCAGCACCCGCCGCAGCGGACCGACGAGCAGCAGGGCCGCCCCGCACTGCGCCAGCCCGAAGGTGACCGCCGCCAGGGTGGGCGGGTTGAGGTTGGAGACCGCGGCACCGGGCACCCCGACCATCGAGGCCGGATAGCCGCCGCACACGACGAGCCCGGCGGTGGCGACGGCGCCGCCGCCCAGCAGCCCCCACCCGGTCGTCCGGCTCCGCAGCCCGCCGCGCGCCCAGGCGGCCCCCAGGCAGTACGGGACCAGCCACCCGGCGGCCACATTGATCCAGCCCGGCCAGGCGGGCCCGCCCAGGCCGAACCGCACCAGATCGACGTGCAGGACGACGGCCAGCGGCCACAGCGGGTGCAGCCGGGCGACCAGCGGCGTCGCGGCCGTCAGTGCGGCGAAGACCAGCAGGAACCAGAGCGGGGACAGCACCAGCTTGCCCAGCGCGCCTACCGTCTCCAGCCCGGCGCCGGAGGCGAGCAGCGCCCCCGCGACCACGCTCCACACCGTCACCACGGCCGCGACGGGCCGGAACAGCCTGGTCAACCGGTCGCCCAACCACCGCCGGTACGACCCGCCCGCGGACCGGGCGGCGGCGTAACTGCGCGCCCCCACCTGCCCGCCCACCAGG
The sequence above is a segment of the Streptomyces lydicus genome. Coding sequences within it:
- a CDS encoding acyltransferase family protein; this translates as MRDLVRRIDAATPADRDRAVDALRAVAILGVVLGHWLVTALVADSGRVHAESPLHYLPQLAPVSWVFQTLAVFFLVGGQVGARSYAAARSAGGSYRRWLGDRLTRLFRPVAAVVTVWSVVAGALLASGAGLETVGALGKLVLSPLWFLLVFAALTAATPLVARLHPLWPLAVVLHVDLVRFGLGGPAWPGWINVAAGWLVPYCLGAAWARGGLRSRTTGWGLLGGGAVATAGLVVCGGYPASMVGVPGAAVSNLNPPTLAAVTFGLAQCGAALLLVGPLRRVLRRPALWAAVALVNLWAMTVFLWHQTAMMAVTALGLLAGEPLPGLHTVPDGAGWVLARLAWLPLFAAALLVCWAAFRRYEQGRRQHRGGSRVVAGHRPAPVAGARRV
- a CDS encoding sensor histidine kinase; protein product: MKSGGGKRGWRRLGAALRALPRTLREDLCTLKGAPLPRIQEPSWLDWLPAFAVLWVLTAVGVAVFDVDWLSSRYGLDPSYALLIGVGQAVALVVAMFRPVPAWWVVTVTMVVVTWGTDPRIPHEALYLWSSTAIIVQGGVLFLLAFRHRPRVAVEALVFSLVAGAVCGLVLTRPHQYDLGGAVPVPVTAVVVGAALRGRWVARAKLTEQEVLTAEERARRTLLEERNRIARELHDVVAHHMSVISIQAQVAPHLVENPSDELRENLAGIRENAVEALAELRRVLGVLRSEDALAHGVRHAPQPTLDRLDELIGKVRGAGVTVTTETVGAPRPLAPGVELSAFRIVQEALSNAMRHAPGATVRLTVGHHHEGLTLRITNSAPDGPAPPPSGSGHGLLGMRERAAMLGGELAAGPTPDGGYEVTAVLPVAVPQPAAPTPLEDTP